Genomic DNA from Melioribacteraceae bacterium 4301-Me:
TTAAATAATAATTTAACGCTTTCATTTGTATTGACTGATATTAACAGTGCTTATAACTGGGATACGGGGCAAATTTATGGTACAGCCGGCAATACTACAAAAAATACTTTTCCACTACTAAAAAAGATTGGAGCTTCATATAATTTTAAAGAGTACGGATTAATTATTGCTGTTGAATACGAAAACAGTAATGCAAAGACTAATTATTTGCGAGTTGGGACTGAATACAATATATATCAAAATTTTTACTTACGCGCAGGTATTGATAAAATTGACCTAAGCAACTTTGATGTTCCTATACGACCCTCTCTTGGTTTTTCATATTTTTATTTGTTGAACAGCTTCAAAATTGGTGTTGATTATGCATTCATAATTGAACCTTACTCTTCAAGTGATTCTCATATTTTAGGAATAAATTTGATATTCTAATTATGAAGAGAACTTTTGTCTATTCTTTATATTTAATTTTGATATTTATTTTGTGCCCTTATTCTCTTTATTCTCAAGATGCAGGGAATACAGGATTAGCCTTTTTAAAAATTGGTTTTGGAGCAAGAAACATTTCGCTGGGCGACTTGGGTGTTGTCGGAATCAACGACCTTACATCAATTAACTATAACCCTGCACAATTAACTAAAATAACCTCTGCTCAAATTTCATTCACCCAAAATAATCTTATTCAAGATGTATCATCACAAATGTTTGCTGCAGGCTTTATTGCCTTTGGCATCCCAATTGCAGTAGGTATTAATAACACATCCATACCTAATATTGAAGTTAGAGAAAAACCTGGCCCAGCCCTCTCAGTTTTTGATGCTCATTATTTTATGGGAAGTATTTCTTCAGCAATCGAAATACAAAAACAAGTTTCAATTGGAATGACCATTAAATATCTCTATGAAAATATATTCATTGAAGATGCAACGGGCTTCGGGATAGATTTGGGTGTGACTTATTTAAACTTGTTAAGCGGCTTGGAATTTGGCGCATCTATTAAAAATCTAGGGTCAATGAATAAATTAAAAAATGAATCTACTAAATTACCTGCTGATTTGAGATTTGGTGTCGCTTATGCTGTGGATATTTCTTCCTTGAAAACAAAATTTAATTTTGTGGGTGGATATCAGAGATATTTG
This window encodes:
- a CDS encoding PorV/PorQ family protein, with the translated sequence MKRTFVYSLYLILIFILCPYSLYSQDAGNTGLAFLKIGFGARNISLGDLGVVGINDLTSINYNPAQLTKITSAQISFTQNNLIQDVSSQMFAAGFIAFGIPIAVGINNTSIPNIEVREKPGPALSVFDAHYFMGSISSAIEIQKQVSIGMTIKYLYENIFIEDATGFGIDLGVTYLNLLSGLEFGASIKNLGSMNKLKNESTKLPADLRFGVAYAVDISSLKTKFNFVGGYQRYLNTEDNHFHIGAEAIYNNLLSLRAGYITGYDSKNFSAGVGIKWNGFDFDFAYVPFKYGLGDSKIVSLLFTF